The Sinomicrobium kalidii region ATTCTTTTACCCGTTCTACATAAGTTCCTTTATCCGTTTCGACCTTTATTTTATCGCCTTCGCTGATAAAGAGCGGAACGTTCACGGAAGCACCTGTTTCCATTGTAGCCGGTTTTGTAGCGTTGGTTGCCGTATTGCCTTTGACACCGGGTTCGGTATGGGTAACTTCCAGTACAACATGTGAAGGCATCTCTACCGATAACGGCATTCCGTCTTCGGTATTGATAAGTATTGTCACTACCTCGCCTTCCTTGAGCAGTTCCGGAGCGTCCAGGGCATTCC contains the following coding sequences:
- the efp gene encoding elongation factor P, with amino-acid sequence MATTSDIRKGLCIRFNHDIYKIVEFLHVKPGKGPAFVRTKLKSVTTGKVVDNTFSAGHKIDDVRVETHSFQYLYPEGDTFHFMNTEDFNQIALQRNALDAPELLKEGEVVTILINTEDGMPLSVEMPSHVVLEVTHTEPGVKGNTATNATKPATMETGASVNVPLFISEGDKIKVETDKGTYVERVKE